The DNA sequence AATTGAACTTAAAATTCCAGGAAGTAAACACTTAAAAATCAGTGTCTAACTAGCTGAGTTATCGttttattaaattcataaatataagGATCAAACACAGATCTGAGATGACGGGACGATGGAGGATAAACCATTTGTTTTAACAAGTTTGCGGTCAATAATTTACAAAAACTAGTTTATAACCCGTGCTTTGCATACGGggatttcaaaaattatttaataaaataaataaataaatttataatttaaattgaataatatgattatgaaagattaaattatttatataataaatgTATTACATCTACAtattatgataaatttatttaagaactAATTTCGTCACatatattatttttatgttatatattttatgagattatttctataaatagatctgttaaaatttaaactttatttcaaatttgtattaaaaacttaccataagtggttttcaaaaaaaaaacttatcataaataacacaattcatatttaaaattgtatTATAAAGTTTCTATAATTAAAATGGGTCATAATAATTAAAATGGGTCATAATAAGTACATGAATCTTTTATAAACGTAATATATATACCAAACCTAAAAATGGATAgtcaaattaaagttaaaaatcaTATCCGAACTAAAATATGGATACCAATAAAGGGTTATCCAGCCATTTATAATATATAGATTAGGAGTAAGATTAAGATGAATATACGAGTAAACTAGGGTCCAACAAGGCAAAGGCATGACTGACAAATCTTGCCCTCCAAGTAACagattatttatttatacatGTAAAAAAAACTGtacagaaaaaaataaaaattaaataaacatGCATACAGAAGCCAAGCCCCAGGGCCCACACCTCAAATTTCAAATGTAACCGGGAGTGAGTTCACATAGTAAAGGGGTTTCAGGTCAAGAAAGACGCGTTTTGTAGTAAACCCTGTCTCTAACTATACGACTCGGTCTTTGCCACCTTCTGTAGTCGGTGCTCAACCTGCAAATTTTCCCAAGTAAATTTAAATCGGACCCAAAAATTTGAATTttcaaataataaaattttgTAGTAACTTGAGTTTTTGGATAATGCCTTAGTATGATCAGCGGATCgcataataaaattatatattgtaaaaaGTTCTAAGATACTATGCAATTTTTTAACAATATTATCAAAAACTGATAATTTTGGACTAGAATTATAGTTAAACTGTGATAAAAATTGATCGAAAATTTGAACCGCTAACTATATAATTTGAGATgaatgaataatatatattagcGTAATCATTTTTGTAATTTCTTAACGGTACATAAATACTTGGCTCAATTGGTTAAATTGaagaaaattatatttttttcaCCGGTTCGAATCTCACCGTAGtaaaatttatgattatgtctcaTGAACCAGAGTCAGTCGTTTAAGTGCGGTTTAttttggttcacgtgatttgcaggttATTGCGTGCACCTGTGAGTTTACCCGGTACACACTCTGTGTTTCCTACTAAAAAAATTGGTCTCAAGAGAGATGCTTCAGGTTAAAAGAGAacaatttaacaaaaaaatatttttacaaatataaGAGGGTCGTGTATAAATTTACAGATTTGTTATTAATATTTTACATTATAAAATATCTCAACTTCAGATAAATTGTCCAAGTACACCCTAAGATgcaattttctcattagatacTAAGTATAATTTTTTACTTTTTACTTCCCACTTGATTAATTTAAGTGCATCTCATTCGTATACAATAAGCTATGTTAAGAAGTGATTTGCTGCTAAACTCCTCATGTAGGTCCCACATTCGTGTATGCTGGCCCATGTCAACCGGGAATCGCCGGTCAACAAAATATAAGTGGGAAACTCCTCTCGCCAACCTGTTATCCAGGACCAATATAACAAACAAAACCCCAATAATACGTTCTTATTCCTTTCacattttcatttttttagtaCTCTTTATAAATACCACAACACTTTCTTCTACTTAACTAAATCTACGTTCGCTCTTCTCTCGTAAGCTAACTCAACACATCTAAGATATATAACTAGTGATCAATCGCTCCGAATATTGATATTTTCTCGCAATGGGGAATTCGACATTTTTCGACGAAGTAGGGTTTTCGTTTGCGAGCTTTTCGGACGGCGAGAAGAGATTTTTGGACATGCTGGGGAGCGAAGATGTGTATGATCAGTCTACTTCTATATTTGATTTGTTTCAGCTTCCTTCCGTGGAAgtgcagcagcagcaacaacagcatgTTTCCGCCGTAGCGGAAACAAGTGAAGTTGTTAACGATGCAGAGACACCCAACTCCTCGTCGATATGTACTTCGTCGAATGATGCAGTTAAGGATGATCAGCAGAGCAAGAGAAGTCAAGTAACTGGAAAGAACAAAAAAATGTAAGATTTAATTTTCTTGTAACAATGGTTTGctttgttttacttgttttagCCATGGACTATACAGCTTCCAAAGCTAACATGTTTGAGCTAAAAACAAAttattgaatattttttttaagGAAAATGCTTGGTGTATAAAATTGTATACAAAATTTTTTACATAATGATATGTTGTGGATTTTAATTGAAATATCCTCTGCATTTACATCAGCAATACTTATTAAAATACTCAAGTGCCATGTCATTCTGTACAATTTTTTTACAGGCACTActctttttttaattttaaatctCGTTAGCTAATTTTGTTCAAGTCAGTAACATTTCTGTTATATAATGTATCAAACATATCGTAGGTCATTTTAAATCCTAATTACGCTGATATACATAGATCGTTATAAGCTAATAAAACTCGAAAATTGATTTTACTGCTTACGTCTTCAAAATTTGAGTAATTAATCGGTCGACTCAGAAAGTAGTCGCTTGATTCCGGGTCGATATATCTACGATTTTGAGTACTCTCGTACGTGAGTCGGTCGATGTTTAGAATACTGATTTTTATGATAATTTGGTTAATGCGATTGCGTACATGATCTGGTCACAGCTGTTGATTGATGTTTTGTAATTATCCGTTTTAGTAAAATGGGGGACAGCTAgattaaatatgttttattactAAATAAAATGTTATTGTTTAGGCTAAAAtcggagaagaagaagaagatcaCAAAAAAGCAAAGAGAGCCGAGATTTGCGTTTATGACAAAGACAGATATTGATCATTTGGATGATGGATATAGATGGAGGAAATATGGCCAAAAAGCAGTCAAAAATAGTCCTTTTCCAAGGTACTCGCTTTAGCCATTGGATCTGTATTTTATCTTTCAAAGTATTCTATTATTCCAATCTACTATATATTTTATGTCCATATTGAGTTTTTAACATATGATGCCAAATTGTTTGTTAGATTTTGTCATTCAAAAAGACCAAAGGTAGAGAAAGACATCTGTCCCATTAAATTCTATACATTATTTTTTGACACAttttttaatattcatttaaaaCATGGTTtcacaatatttttttaaatttttttttctgaataaaagttttatgtttaaacttttattcacaaaaaaaatgcaaaaaatattatgaaactatattttataaaagTCTCGAAATGCGTGCAGATAGTGCACATATAGAATCCGCTAGGACGGAGATAATATTTTATTTGtcaaatcatgaataaaaatgtTTAATTTAATCAACTCTGCATTTTTAACAAGATTCGAATTCTCGACATTACGTACAGCCGGCATGGTTGGTCAAAAAATTAAGGGATTTTTTCATAAATACCCAAGTTAcagaaaatatttgcaaaaatacggatCAACCTTGCAACCACATATGCAACCCACATCCGTTTTTTTGCAACTATTTTCgtaaatttccaaaaattaatgAGTTTTCATTTTTGAGATTTGAAAAATCACTCTGCATGCATATACAGTACTATTAGGCCCCTTGTGAATTTCACATCACTATTGCCACACCTAGCAATAAGGTTTAAAATTTTGATTTGAATTTACCTGCATTATTAATGTTGTGACTGTAACTTTGTTCAGGAGCTACTATCGTTGCACTAGTACATCCTGTGGTGTGTTGAAAAGAGTGGAAAGATCATCATCTGACCCTTCAGTTGTTGTTACTACATATGAAGGCAACCACAACCATTTGTGCCCAGTAGCACACCCTAGTGCTATCGGAATCTCACCAGACCCTTACGGTTTTCGCGGTGATGCTCTGAGCACTCAGCAACGCCTGCAGCAGCAGAATATTCAGCAACTACTTCTGCAGCATCAAAGTTACACTATTAGGTCAACATCTTTTCCGAACTCCAGGGACACTAGTTACAGTAACAGTTCCTTCGATGTTCCTAATCATGTTTCTGAAGAAACAGAATTGTCGTTTTCTCCTTCATCGTTGTTTCGAGATCAGGGGCTTCTCGAAGACATGGTGTCATGTCAAATGCAATCAGAGGAGAAGAAGTAAGCTGCATGCGTGCTCCAGAATAAGAAAGTAAATTTAGTTCTTGTTAGCTACTGATATTTTAGTTTACCTTAAGAAAAGCATTTCGTCCTAATTACATATTTTTGGAGCTTTTctgttattttatttttattaacaaCATTGTAATGTGATGATGACTGGTAGTTTTTAATAATCCAAGTTCATTAAGTACCATTTAACAGGTGTTAGATTTAATGTCGTTGTCATCTACTAACCTTTATTAATTAAAAACTCTCCCAGGTTTGATATTAAATGTAAACTATGCATTACTACTTCTAGGTTGTTATAGAAATCGGTCGATTTTTCAATAATCGCCgataaatcgctcaaaaatcGATCATAAATCATTGATCAATtatccgattttttaaaaatcacccaataaattataaattcataCAATAATTATCATTTCCGAAATCTGGAATTTAGAATCCTATTTGAGATTAAAAATTAGACCGAAACAATGCGTTGCTAGACTCAGCCCAAGGCCCATCTGCAATACAAAGCCCAAGACCAGAAAATGAATAGCAAGCCTTATTTCGTTAAATGAATATGTAAATAGAATTTACTAAATACATAGCTATGAGCTGGTAAGGTACCGTTATACCAAGAGGTGTTGGGAGTGTTCAGTGTACTTATAATCAATTAGCTATAAGATTGATTCAAGATTTGTAATAAACTAGCTAGAATCTGTGTTTTGACATGCATGTATGATAACAATGATCCGAGTCAATCGAGTAATCAATCCATTAATATTCTGAAATATACATGTCAAATTTGACTCCAACCTAATTTTTTGTCAAAAATGATCTTGGTGTTAGAAAGAGTAACTGAGTAGTGACAAAAACATTCTCTTCTAGATAGAATTAAGATGATGACCAAAGTGATCGACAGAGTTCTATCAGAActgaatttttccagagctaAAATGGAATTTGCAGAAGGCAGTTAAATGCACATGGCATTAGGTAACTTGTTAGAGCCTGCATGCATGTCATGTACTGTGTTTTTTAACTGACTGACTTGTTCTAAGCCTTGAATAGTTCAATTAACCACTCCTGTTGGTACATTTGCAGACCTCATCTCTCTCTGAACAACCCTGAATCTTGTTCTCTATATAAGATCATACACAAGTTTCCATAATAACATACTTGTAGACTTGTAGTTTTGTTAGAGTTGTCACAATATGACTATGCATTTGAAAATATATTTGTTGATCATCCTATTCAACCTCTCGCTAGCATTGGCTACTAGAAACTTGACGAACAAATCGAGTGAAGCTTGTGTAGGTGATGGTGTCACTATTACGTTAAGCTTTGGGGTGTACAAGGATAGTTGCCCCGAGGCGGAAGCAATTGTGCATTCGTGGGTTGATAAGGCAATGACTGATGACCCTCGAATTGCAGCTTCGTTGCTTCGTCTGCATTTTCATGACTGCATTGTTAATGCAAGTCACCCTTTCAACTTGAACTTATTTGCTTCTCTTTTAATCTTTTAACTATATAAGATTACACAGGCCTCTAGTCTGcataattttgaaatttttgaatgTTTTGCAGGGATGTGATGCATCCGTGCTATTGGATGACACACCTAACTTTGTTGGAGAGAAGACTGCAGCGCCAAATGCTAACTCATTAAGAGGATTTGAGCTAATTGATGCCATaaaatctgagatagaatcacTATGCCCTGGAGTTGTTTCCTGCGCTGACATTCTTACCATTGCAGCCAGAGACTCAGTAGTTCTGGTATAGCTATGTTCTGTTTCATGACACACCATAGCTTTCGAGTAGCATAACTATTTTTACAATGTGGTATCAGGTGAGATCTTATAATTGAGTAGTGATAAATTGGTTTTTGTGGATTTGTAGTCTGGTGGCCCTGGTTGGCAAGTTGAGACTGGTAGAATGGACAGTTTAACTGCTAGCAAAACTGCAGCAAACAATAACATTCCAGCCCCGAACTCCGATGTTCAGACACTTGCGTCCAAGTTTCAAGCTGCGGGGCTTGACCTCAATGACATGGTTACCCTTTCTGGTAAGGAAATGTTAGCTCAGCTTACATTGGTTCAAATTCATTGCTAGGAAGATAATTTTTTTACTAATGTCTTGGAGCAGGAGCACACACAATGGGCAAAGCTAGGTGCACGACATTTATCTCGAGGCTAAATGGGAGTACTGAGAGTTCAAGTGCAAACGGTCCAGATGTTAACTTGGATTTCATTTCATCACTCCAGCAATTGTGCTTGGCACCCGAAGCAAATGCAGCTTTAGCGCAGCTAGACCTTGTCACACCATCAACATTCGATAATCAGTATTACGTTAATTTGATTTCTGGCGAAGGCTTGCTTACCTCTGACCAAGTGCTGGTGACTGGAGACGAGCAGACGCATGAACTAGTCAGGTTATATGCTGATGATCAAGAAATCTTTTTTGAGGAATTCAGAAGATCAATGATAAGAATGGGAAGACTACAAGCAGCTGGTAATAAAGGTGAAATTCGTAAGAACTGCAGAGCAGTTAACTGATGAAACAGATTGACTAGTTATGTTTAGCAACCTGTGTTTGCTGAAAGTGTCATATTAGACGTGGTGATTGTATTATCTTACCATGTAGGCCTGTACCCAGCTAAATAGTGCTCCTGTGTTGGTTACATAATGCTTTGTCTCAAGATTTGTTGACATTTGCTTTATATAATATGAATAACACTTTAAGCAATGCCAAATTTCAGTAATGCGACTTAAGCATATCATCTAGCTATCTTTCAATGCTAAAACGAACCAAAATACGGAAACAGGTAAAAGAAATAATACTGAACCGTAACTGAATAATGAAATACTAAACCATATTGGATATCTAGGAAGAGCTTAAATTTCCATTTCTATAGCAATCAGTGGAATCTGTAAGCATTAGCATTAGCATTGAACATTTCATCATTTACATCAAAAAGTGCATCTCCTTACTATGAAGACGACTCGTACCATAGACTTCAGAAGCAAAAAGGTAAGTCATTCCTGCTTAGAGTAATACTACTTGACCATATTGTCAGTTATATATAATATGAACACCACCCCCCTGCTATATAAAGTAAGACCCACAGTCTTCATCATAGTGATACTGATGGTCTTCATCCTCCACTTCTGCCATCTCATCATCAGATGAATACTCTGTGACCGTGGGAGCAGCAGTAGTGATAAGACAAACGTGGCCAGCAAATGCTCCTTGATTCGTGTTCCTAAAAAAACGAAACAAATAGTTTTAGTTGCCACATTTACCCAGTACTTTCCAACTCAAATTTCCGAGTAGAGCATCCAATCTCTCGAAACAAGGATATGTAAATGTGATACCATTAGCGCTGCAAAGCTCGCAAGAAGCAAACAAACTATAAAACCTCAATGATCTTAAATGCAGTAACTTGGTGTGTGtttgtttgtgtgtgtgtgtaaaaGCTGAATCCCAAACAGAACATCCTAATTTGAAGTAGATAACAGGCATGATTAGGTTATCTTTGCAATTATTACATCACATATGACAATCTAAATTAAGTGAAGAGGTAATAACAAGAGCTGGCTACTTAAAGGCAATAAATGCCAACATCATCACCAAAACTCATACTCAACATGTATAACATATTTTACTCAGTTATAAACCTATTTCATGTTCTGTTTGACTGCAAAAGCCAGGGCTATCCAAATATTTACCGGTAAGCAGCACAGACCTAAAGATCTGATACAACCTCACACCAGTCTCCTTCTAAAGTAAAATAAACACAGAGTATCTACTGTCAAAGTTTATTGGCTGCAAGAATAAAGTTGGCTTCTACAAACCAGACATTTAGCTGTAAAGATAGTTCAACTCAACTGTAAGGTTGATTAAAAGAAATTACAAGTTCTCTGTTTCCTCAATATACATATCAAGAAGGCTATTTCCAAAATATAGTCCTCGGAATGGTAAGAAAATTAAGAAACATGATACATTCTTATTGCTAAATTTAAATGAAAATGTATAGTTATAAAGCAAGAGGTACATGGAGGAGGACCAGCGTAAGATGTGAAAATGGCGCCCAAGGATTGCGTACGTATCACGCATCACATTCCAATTTTGTCTTTACAGTAGATACTTTAGGAGTTCACTAAATTTCGTATCTACATACATTCTCACGATCATAATTCACTCTTATAAGTTATAACAAATCCATAAATTCATAAACACAAAAACAACACTGCAATCCTTCCAAAGAGGCTTAAATCAGAACCCCCAGCAACATGTAAATTCTTCAACATTAAATAAATAACTCTCCAATTCAAACATCAATATTCCATATATAAAACTCCACTAGTATTCCTCAACATTAATCAAACAACAATCCACCAATCAACATCAACTATCATCATCTCACATTTTACTTAAAACTTCAAATCAGTCCTACACCGAAAATGCATCTAAAATAACCACATTCGTAACATATAGTTATCCCGAACACAAAAATAACAAGTTACATTTATAAACAAAAATGCATCTAAAATAAACACATTTGTAACCAAGTAATTACGAATACAAAAATAACAAGTTACATTTATAAACAAAAATGCATCTAAAATAAACGAGTTCGTAACACATTGATAAAAAACTAGCTCaacaaattatataattaacAAGTTACGTTCGTAGAACCCTAACAAAACACAATCGTAAAACCCTAACACAACACAATTACAGGAAACACATAAATATAACGAAAGGAATGCGATGTACCTATATCGATTCCAGTCCCAAGCATCGAGATCTCTCCCTAAACAAAACGAAACAAAAGCATCAACACAAGAATACACAACTTGCTTATGACTCAACAAGCTCACATTCCAATTACTCCTCCCAATCTCTTCAGGCTTATCCAATCCGTACATTCCTAATATCATCTCCGCTAATCTCTCCATCGAGACTTGAACACTCACATTTCTCTTCTCAGCTGCCACGCGGCGGACATCGATGAGGTTATCGACGTCGATATTGTGATGCGATCGCGAAAGCATCTCGCGATCGCGGCTGTTCCAGACGCCGACGAAAGTGATGGAAGGATTGGATAAGAAGCGGCGGAGACAGAGAGGGATACGAGGAGTGTAGAGGAGTTGGAGGATGAGGCAGAAGCGACCGACGCAGAGCTGGAGAGTGGCGGCGGTGGAGGAGTTTTCGCGCCATTGGACGCCGAGGCCGACGACGAGGCGGCGAGAGTTGAGGTGGTGAGAGAAGGAGATGATGACGCGGTGGAGCCAGGAGCGGACGACGGCCGGAGTGGAGGTGACTGTGGTGAGGATAGTGCGGTTGTGGCATTTGATGGTGAAGGTGCGCCGGCGGTAGCGGCGGTCGCAGAAAGTCGGTTTGATTCTTACGTTACGCATTTTCTGAGAGAGAGAGACAGTCAGAGAGAGGGAGAGAAGTGCGTGGGAGTttgagagagggagagagaatGAGTGTAAAATATatagggagagagagagagaggtgtgtgagtgagagagagaaagaggTGTGTGAGTGAGAAAGAGAGAGGagaagggagagagagagagagtgtgtgtgagagagagagagagggacggagggagagagagagagagagagagagagtgagagagagagggacggagggagcgagagagagagagagagagagagagagagagatggattGATTTGGAGAGGAAATGGGGAGGACTGGTGTGTAAATGGGGTGATGTAGGAGACTAGGTGTAGGAGTAGTGGCGCTACTAGTGTTAATAGTGTGCTGAATTGTAGGGTGTATCTGCGTGTCAGTTTGTATATTTTTGGTATGGATATCAGAGACGATGTGGGACCAGACGTTATGGATTGGGATTAGCTTAATTCAAAAGGACAGAGAAAGACCGTGGATATGATGATGTTATTACTCCTATGATTTGaaatttggaaattttaaatgaatgatttaaatattttttatcaaTTGGGAATCTAATTTATTATATGAGCTTCAGTTTCAATCGGGTGCttattttgggaattttgatctttgatgtaatttaaatcttttaataatatttgaatttaaatttttatttatcatgAAAATAAATTTCATTGATATTGCATATCATTTAACATAGTATCTTTGATAAATTTAAATATCGAGAAATTCTCATTGGTATTCTTGGGAAACTGATTTTTTCATTTGGTGTCATTTCATTTTTGGTCATATGGATGATATCCTCGAATTGACCGATATAGTTGATTACGTAAGTAAAAATGTTAGTTAAATGTTTAattcatatattttattatttttaatccaCTTTGTAGTTTTGAAATCAAAATTACATTAAATAAAAAcctaaataaaagaaaaatgaaatGTTAGGTCGGGTCTAGTCCTATTACACCTATGGCCAACTTCAATTCTAAACCTACGGGTTCAATTAGACCTTGAGTTAGGATTCGAGTGAAAAGAGGAAAAAGAGGGAGAAATGGGATCATTCAACATCATCACAATCATTTCATTTAATTAAAGTTGCATGTATATTTTCGATTCAATCGTATAAATGTGTACAAAGAATATACATGTACGATCGGTTTGTTGTTTGTTCGTTTGTGTTTGTTCATATGCATATTCATATAATAGgtgtgtttgatttgcagaatGGGTGATGATCCTAGGATTTTAAGGTTTAATCGGAAAATCTTAAGTTGGTGGATGTTATAAATTAGATGTGGAGAGATCTAATTTACTTGAAATTATCATTGAGTGTGAGGATGAAGCAAAAAGATTAGGAATGAAGTTCAATTATCATTTTCAATCTTTACTTATATGTGGAAAATGAACCATCGAAAACTGATAACTGATAAAGATTTTCTCACAATGTATGCAAGAATCCCTGATAAGTTGATTATAGTTTGGGTTGACACCATGATGAAACTAGATCCCTTGTATAAGTTACTATTGAACCATGAATGGAGAGCTGAAAATTTGAGCATTATGGGTGATTTGGGTCATCTTGATGACCTTCTTATACTTAATAATCTTGAAGATACCTTAATTACTGATGATGAACCCACCCAacccaaaaataaaaaaaacccAGCAAggaaaataaatccaaaaaattacCTAAATCAAAACTTAAAccatctcaaacaaatctaccaCCACTATCTGTTTATCCCAAAACAGCTTTTCAAGCTATTAAGCCCAGGAGAAACCCTAGATTTTCCCCTATAGTGACAATAAAGGCTCAAAATTCAATACTTCCTGAGCAATACTTGTTTGCTAAAAAAATATCGAAGATCATAGTTAGAAGGAAATGATTATCAAGAAAAGAGGAAGTGCTAAGTGTAGTTGAAATTCCTACCGATGATGTTAAAGTTATATTTCAAGAAGATGAAAGTAGTAAAGGTAGAAATACTGTCAAAAAAGGTAAGGTTTGATAAATAAAGATAGTCCTCGTGATGATGTTGAAACTACACAAAATTAAGAGATGGATCATGGTTATTCTGATGAGAAAGATAACATTGGGGCACTTAAAGTGAATGACAACTGAAAAGCTGATGAATGGCTGGATTTttttgatgatgataatgatgagAACTACTACCAAAGACTGTACACAAATGGAGAAATCTATGAAAACACAAAAATTGGGAAGACTATTTTGAAGCCATGGATGATTTTTATAGATAAAAAACACTTCAAGGACACACTGAAAGACTACTACATCCAAGAAGGATTTTACAATCACTATTAATAAGGTTCATAATGGGAGGTACACAACTACAAGTTTGGCAGCATGTTGTGGATGGAAAATACATGTTAGCAAGCTTAAAGATGGAATAACTTAGTCTATAAAGAAGATAGACCATGCTACTCAACTAGGGTTTAGAAATAAATAACCATGTATTATTATTAAATGGGCAACTAGTAAATTGATGGATAATATCAGGGATAATATGGATATCCCGAGTAAGACATTGAATGAACTTCTTTTTCAGAGATATGATGTGTATACAAAATAGTCCTCCATGTACACAATGGAGAAgtttgcagttgagaagctacTTGGTGGCCATGATGAATTATAAGGACACATCTCAGGTTATGTAAATATCATATGTTAAACAAATCATGTTTCTAAAGCATTCTTTGCTTTCACTTAATCTGAAAGCATTCGAAGGCAGTTGTTGCAATGTGGAAGGCCTTTTTAGCAGGATGTAGGCGATTGATTGGGGTTAATGGCACCCATTTGAAGGAAAATTATGGGGGTGTACTCCTATCAACAGTAGCATTGGATGACAATAATGAGATTTTTCCTCAAGCATATGTAGTGGTTAGTGTGGAAAACAATGACAACTTGTCTTTTTTTTTTATTAGAAATCTCTATAGTATTTTAGGGAGTCAAACTGAAAGATTGGACTATAATATCAGATAGACAAAAGGTACATTTTACCTGTATTATCAATTTCTTTTGCATTTACTTCTTAATGTGTATTTATTCTAATGCATTCTAATGTTATTGTCATGGAATTGATCTTACTCTAGAGCATGCCCGGCCCACTACTAAGAGAAGATATTGTTGCAGGAATCTTAGCCGAAATTATAAGAGACAGTTTTTCGGACCCTTAATGTGTATCGTATTTTGGAGAGCTTGCAATGCCACATCCCAGTTCACATTTAGGAAAGCCATGGAGAAACTTAAAATTGAAGGAGGTGACAGGGTAAAGGAATAGTTTACTCGGCTAGGGGATGCTGCAATTTGGAGTAAGCATAAGTTTGATCCAAATATGTGCAATGACTCCAACACGAGAAATTTTGTGGAGAGCTTCAATTCCACATTTGCATTGACAGATGTAGGGCAATTTTGACTTTGCTTGAAGGTAATTTTCTATGCATTTACATATTCTGA is a window from the Apium graveolens cultivar Ventura chromosome 1, ASM990537v1, whole genome shotgun sequence genome containing:
- the LOC141678254 gene encoding putative WRKY transcription factor 48, giving the protein MGNSTFFDEVGFSFASFSDGEKRFLDMLGSEDVYDQSTSIFDLFQLPSVEVQQQQQQHVSAVAETSEVVNDAETPNSSSICTSSNDAVKDDQQSKRSQVTGKNKKMLKSEKKKKITKKQREPRFAFMTKTDIDHLDDGYRWRKYGQKAVKNSPFPRSYYRCTSTSCGVLKRVERSSSDPSVVVTTYEGNHNHLCPVAHPSAIGISPDPYGFRGDALSTQQRLQQQNIQQLLLQHQSYTIRSTSFPNSRDTSYSNSSFDVPNHVSEETELSFSPSSLFRDQGLLEDMVSCQMQSEEKK
- the LOC141678245 gene encoding peroxidase 40; the encoded protein is MTMHLKIYLLIILFNLSLALATRNLTNKSSEACVGDGVTITLSFGVYKDSCPEAEAIVHSWVDKAMTDDPRIAASLLRLHFHDCIVNGCDASVLLDDTPNFVGEKTAAPNANSLRGFELIDAIKSEIESLCPGVVSCADILTIAARDSVVLSGGPGWQVETGRMDSLTASKTAANNNIPAPNSDVQTLASKFQAAGLDLNDMVTLSGAHTMGKARCTTFISRLNGSTESSSANGPDVNLDFISSLQQLCLAPEANAALAQLDLVTPSTFDNQYYVNLISGEGLLTSDQVLVTGDEQTHELVRLYADDQEIFFEEFRRSMIRMGRLQAAGNKGEIRKNCRAVN
- the LOC141724210 gene encoding uncharacterized protein LOC141724210, whose amino-acid sequence is MRNVRIKPTFCDRRYRRRTFTIKCHNRTILTTVTSTPAVVRSWLHRVIISFSHHLNSRRLVVGLGVQWRENSSTAATLQLCVGRFCLILQLLYTPRIPLCLRRFLSNPSITFVGVWNSRDREMLSRSHHNIDVDNLIDVRRVAAEKRNVSVQVSMERLAEMILGMYGLDKPEEIGRSNWNVSLLSHKQVVYSCVDAFVSFCLGRDLDAWDWNRYRNTNQGAFAGHVCLITTAAPTVTEYSSDDEMAEVEDEDHQYHYDEDCGSYFI